A genomic region of Notamacropus eugenii isolate mMacEug1 chromosome 3, mMacEug1.pri_v2, whole genome shotgun sequence contains the following coding sequences:
- the MRM2 gene encoding rRNA methyltransferase 2, mitochondrial, whose amino-acid sequence MAGYQKSPYVFLQCQRFHTTISRHKGKTATEHLWLMRHLKDPFVKAAKVENYRCRSAFKLLEMHEKHQIFHPGLRVLDCGAAPGAWSQVAVQKVNAAGTDPNSPVGFVLGVDLLHIFPLEGAIFLCSADVTDSRTLKKIQEQLPGQKADVILSDMAPNATGFRELDHQKLINMCLSLLNFAPSILHPGGTFLCKFWDGGQRHLLQNRLEKEFKTVRTIKPVASRKESSETYFLAKLYQGIKTPSKE is encoded by the exons ATGGCTGG GTACCAGAAGTCACCTTATGTCTTCCTTCAGTGTCAAAGATTTCACACTACTATAAGCAGGCACAAAGGTAAAACAGCTACAGAGCATCTCTGGCTGATGAGGCACTTGAAGGACCCATTTGTGAAAGCAGCAAAAGTGGAAAATTACCGTTGCCGAAGTGCCTTCAAACTTCTGGAGATGCATGAGAAGCACCAAATTTTCCATCCTGGGCTTCGGGTATTAGACTGTGGTGCTGCCCCTGGGGCATGGAGTCAAGTAGCTGTTCAGAAAGTGAATGCCGCAGGCACAG ATCCCAATTCCCCTGTTGGTTTTGTCCTTGGGGTGGATCTCCTTCATATATTTCCACTGGAAGGAGCAATTTTCCTTTGTTCTGCTGATGTAACTGACTCGAGGACCTTAAAGAAAATTCAAGAGCAACTTCCTGGCCAGAAAGCTGATGTGATTTTGAGTGATATGGCACCCAATGCAACTGGATTTCGAGAGCTAGATCACCAAAAGCTCATAAACATGTGTCTGTCTCTTCTGAACTTTGCTCCAAGTATATTACATCCAGGGGGCACATTCTTATGTAAATTTTGGGATGGAGGTCAACGACACCTCTTACAaaataggctagaaaaagaaTTCAAGACTGTCAGGACTATAAAACCTGTAGCTAGCAGGAAAGAATCATCAGAGACTTACTTTTTGGCAAAACTATACCAAGGAATTAAAACACCTTCAAAAGAGTAA